Proteins from a single region of Paenibacillus sp. BIHB 4019:
- a CDS encoding diacylglycerol kinase produces MSAYKRARLIYNPSSGREEMKRRLPDILQRLERGGIETSCHATIGEGDATLAAAEAAERGYDLIIAAGGDGTLYEVINGLAEKPNLPPLGILPLGTTNDFARALGIPKHWEYAVDLIIQQYTRPIDVGKANERYFINIAGGGSMTELTYDVPSKLKTMIGQLAYYMKGMEKMTRLSPTELKIQAAGVGDFHEEFMLFLICNSNSVGGFEKLAPDSKLDDGLFDVILLRKCNLPEFIRLVSLALRGEHMNDPHIIHFRTNEMKVTTPDYVQINLDGEYGGKLPFTFSVLPSHLRIFADEMGESTYR; encoded by the coding sequence ATGTCAGCATATAAAAGAGCAAGATTGATCTATAATCCTTCTTCCGGCAGGGAAGAAATGAAGCGCAGGCTTCCAGATATTTTGCAGCGGCTGGAGCGCGGCGGCATCGAGACGAGCTGCCATGCGACGATAGGCGAAGGCGATGCGACGCTTGCGGCGGCCGAAGCCGCGGAGCGCGGCTATGACCTCATTATTGCGGCGGGCGGCGACGGAACGCTGTATGAGGTTATTAATGGGCTGGCGGAGAAGCCGAATTTGCCGCCGCTGGGCATTTTGCCGCTCGGGACGACGAATGATTTCGCTAGGGCACTGGGCATTCCGAAGCATTGGGAATATGCGGTCGATCTGATCATTCAGCAGTATACGCGCCCGATTGATGTCGGCAAGGCGAATGAGCGTTATTTTATCAACATTGCTGGTGGCGGCTCGATGACGGAGCTCACGTATGATGTGCCGAGCAAGCTCAAGACGATGATTGGGCAGCTGGCGTATTATATGAAGGGCATGGAAAAGATGACGCGCCTCAGCCCGACGGAGCTGAAAATCCAGGCCGCAGGCGTTGGCGATTTTCATGAGGAATTTATGCTTTTTCTCATCTGCAACAGCAACTCGGTTGGCGGGTTTGAGAAGCTGGCTCCAGACTCGAAGCTCGACGATGGATTGTTTGACGTTATTTTGCTGCGAAAATGCAATTTGCCGGAGTTTATCCGCCTCGTGTCGCTCGCGCTGCGCGGGGAGCATATGAATGATCCGCATATTATCCATTTCCGCACGAATGAGATGAAGGTCACGACGCCAGACTACGTGCAGATCAATCTCGACGGCGAATACGGCGGCAAGCTGCCGTTTACGTTCTCGGTACTGCCTTCGCATTTGCGAATTTTTGCCGATGAGATGGGCGAGTCGACCTATCGGTAG
- a CDS encoding DUF3048 domain-containing protein — MKLGKRIGLTSSILLLLVLLAACAGGSKGEAVPSASPEPSALPSPSVSPGALPYQAPLTGVGRQTEALERPIAVMINNLKPARPQSGLSNADVVWEVLAEGGITRLVAVFQSTDALTDSLGPIRSIRPYLINIGESYGAVLAHAGGSNDAYAILQQQKKPYLDEISNAGAYFWRSKERKAPHNLYSDLEKLRSGAEKKNYKQDTAVPAYVFAENGAAEATTPATAVTIHFTLKDYKVSYAYDEASKLYKRSINDEAHIDLNNNEQLAASNLVVLAASHKTLDNEGRLAVDLQAGGDAMLFQQGRMTEASWVRAPDNMIRIVKDGKELALVPGKTFFHIVPNTKSIADHVMYG, encoded by the coding sequence ATGAAATTGGGAAAAAGAATCGGTTTAACGTCCAGTATTCTGCTGCTGCTTGTACTGCTTGCGGCATGTGCAGGAGGCAGTAAGGGGGAAGCGGTTCCATCCGCTTCGCCAGAGCCAAGCGCTTTGCCAAGTCCTAGCGTATCGCCGGGGGCACTGCCATATCAAGCGCCATTAACGGGAGTTGGTCGTCAGACAGAAGCATTGGAGCGGCCAATTGCTGTTATGATCAACAACTTGAAGCCGGCTCGCCCACAATCGGGATTGTCGAATGCCGACGTCGTGTGGGAGGTGCTTGCAGAAGGGGGTATTACGAGGCTCGTTGCCGTGTTCCAAAGCACGGATGCCTTAACCGATTCGCTTGGCCCGATTCGCAGCATTCGGCCTTATTTGATTAATATTGGCGAGAGCTATGGTGCTGTGCTTGCGCATGCGGGTGGAAGCAATGACGCATATGCGATTTTGCAGCAGCAGAAGAAGCCGTATTTGGATGAAATATCGAATGCGGGTGCGTATTTCTGGCGGAGCAAGGAGCGCAAGGCGCCGCATAATCTGTATTCGGACTTAGAGAAGCTTCGCTCCGGCGCGGAGAAGAAAAATTACAAGCAGGACACAGCGGTGCCGGCCTATGTGTTTGCCGAGAATGGCGCAGCCGAGGCGACGACGCCAGCGACGGCGGTCACGATTCATTTTACGCTGAAGGATTATAAGGTTTCTTATGCCTATGATGAGGCGAGCAAGCTATATAAGCGTTCCATCAACGATGAAGCGCATATTGACCTTAACAATAATGAGCAGCTTGCGGCTTCGAATCTGGTCGTACTGGCTGCAAGCCACAAGACGCTGGACAATGAAGGCAGGCTCGCGGTTGATTTGCAAGCGGGCGGAGATGCGATGCTGTTCCAGCAGGGCCGGATGACGGAGGCGTCGTGGGTACGGGCGCCGGACAATATGATCCGGATCGTGAAGGATGGCAAGGAGCTGGCTCTGGTGCCGGGCAAAACCTTTTTCCACATTGTCCCGAATACGAAATCGATTGCTGATCATGTGATGTATGGGTAA
- a CDS encoding YerC/YecD family TrpR-related protein produces MQLKKLNDKAVDQLFEAILTLKSVEECYVFFDDLCTVNEIQSLSQRLEVARMLGKGSTYNQIEAETGASTATISRVKRCLNYGNDGYKMALERLGR; encoded by the coding sequence ATGCAGCTCAAAAAGCTGAACGATAAAGCGGTAGATCAATTGTTTGAGGCCATCTTAACTTTAAAGTCCGTTGAGGAATGTTATGTGTTTTTTGATGATTTGTGCACGGTCAATGAAATTCAGTCGCTATCGCAGCGTCTGGAAGTAGCGCGCATGCTCGGCAAGGGCAGCACGTATAATCAGATTGAAGCGGAGACAGGGGCGAGCACGGCTACGATCTCGCGGGTGAAGCGCTGTTTGAATTATGGCAACGACGGGTATAAAATGGCTTTAGAACGTTTAGGACGGTAG
- a CDS encoding DUF47 family protein, giving the protein MFKKKDIFFKTFEEMADALVVAVEYFSNGLSDLSDVSAFAKTMKEYESQCDKYVHTILKELNKTFITPIEREDIMALTTSLDDVLDGIEACASRFEMYNIKEKDEYIQLFGDILLRCAHQIKKAIYLLTQKKLLAIREPNIALNELENQADDLLRVCITSLFANVSDPIELMKRKEIYEMLEQTTDYCEDVANTLESIIMRNS; this is encoded by the coding sequence ATGTTCAAGAAAAAAGATATTTTCTTTAAAACGTTTGAAGAAATGGCCGATGCGCTCGTTGTCGCTGTTGAATATTTCTCAAACGGATTGTCGGATTTGTCCGATGTCTCTGCTTTCGCCAAGACGATGAAGGAATACGAAAGCCAGTGCGACAAGTATGTGCACACGATTTTGAAGGAATTGAACAAAACGTTCATCACTCCGATTGAACGAGAAGATATTATGGCGCTGACGACCTCGCTTGATGATGTGCTGGATGGAATCGAGGCATGCGCTTCGCGTTTCGAAATGTACAACATCAAGGAGAAGGATGAGTACATTCAGCTGTTTGGCGACATTTTGCTGCGCTGCGCGCATCAGATCAAGAAAGCCATTTATTTGCTGACACAGAAGAAGCTGCTGGCGATTCGTGAGCCGAACATTGCGCTGAATGAGCTGGAAAATCAAGCCGATGATCTGCTTCGCGTATGTATTACAAGCTTGTTCGCGAACGTAAGCGATCCGATTGAGCTGATGAAACGCAAGGAAATTTATGAAATGCTGGAGCAAACGACCGACTATTGCGAGGATGTTGCCAATACGCTGGAATCGATTATTATGCGCAATAGCTAA
- a CDS encoding inorganic phosphate transporter has protein sequence MDSYILWTVVILALGFDFINGFHDTANAIATSVSTRALKPRVAILMAAVMNFLGAIMFTGVAKTIGSGVANPADLPNGVEVVIAALISAIIWNLVTWWFGIPSSSSHALIGSLAGAVIAGSGIGTINASGFTDIVKALILSPLIAFSAGFIIMWLLKRIFAKSSPHQVNKGFRFSQIVTAAFQSFSHGTNDAQKAMGIITFALVAAGVQDSLDVPLWVKLSAALAMALGTSVGGYKIIKTMGTKIFKIEPINGFAADVGSAVVILTATVLHLPVSTTHVITSSILGVGSAKRFSSVKWSMAGRILVAWVITIPITVLMAMAVYWAMDWLFI, from the coding sequence ATGGATTCATATATTTTATGGACGGTTGTCATTCTGGCACTCGGTTTTGATTTTATTAACGGCTTCCATGATACCGCGAATGCGATTGCGACGTCGGTATCGACCCGTGCGCTCAAGCCTCGTGTAGCGATTTTGATGGCTGCGGTGATGAACTTCCTCGGTGCGATTATGTTTACCGGGGTAGCCAAAACGATCGGAAGCGGCGTTGCGAATCCGGCTGATTTGCCGAATGGTGTCGAAGTCGTTATCGCTGCGCTCATATCGGCTATTATCTGGAACCTGGTTACGTGGTGGTTCGGTATTCCGTCCTCCTCGTCCCATGCGCTCATCGGCTCGCTGGCTGGTGCGGTTATTGCTGGTTCAGGCATTGGCACGATTAATGCTTCTGGTTTTACAGATATTGTTAAAGCTCTCATTTTATCGCCGCTGATTGCTTTCTCGGCTGGTTTCATCATTATGTGGCTGCTCAAGCGGATTTTCGCCAAATCGAGCCCGCATCAGGTGAACAAGGGCTTCCGTTTCAGCCAAATCGTAACGGCAGCCTTCCAATCGTTCTCGCATGGCACGAATGATGCGCAGAAGGCGATGGGAATTATCACGTTCGCGCTCGTTGCGGCGGGAGTTCAAGATAGTTTGGACGTTCCGCTATGGGTTAAGCTGTCCGCTGCTCTGGCGATGGCGCTTGGCACGTCCGTCGGCGGCTACAAAATCATTAAAACGATGGGTACGAAGATTTTCAAAATCGAACCGATCAATGGTTTTGCTGCCGATGTAGGCTCGGCTGTCGTTATTTTGACGGCTACGGTGCTGCATTTGCCAGTAAGTACGACACATGTTATCACGTCCTCGATTCTCGGTGTAGGCAGCGCGAAGCGCTTCTCCAGCGTGAAATGGTCGATGGCGGGCCGCATTTTGGTCGCGTGGGTCATTACGATTCCGATCACGGTCCTGATGGCAATGGCCGTCTACTGGGCAATGGATTGGTTGTTCATTTAA
- a CDS encoding CbiX/SirB N-terminal domain-containing protein: MKKPGILVISHGSRDAQWVQLVDEAVERATETMQRADVPVYSSFLEIIEGRVIQDGIDALEAQGVNELYVLPLFISSGSTHIDEIGQAFGFAPISDFEGDLGTFRVNAHVHMGLPINDDPEIAELLLQNMKPLSEEPSREALLLIGHGSKEPVFHERWQQGLDALAGRIRELGGFARAETAMLLPDQAAERLRGMQVERPEDTVIVVPLFLSNGYFTNEVIPERLSGLDYRYNGRPMLPDPAIERWLVRNMTDWLAGLEAL, translated from the coding sequence ATGAAAAAACCCGGCATTCTCGTTATAAGCCACGGCTCGCGCGATGCGCAGTGGGTGCAGCTTGTAGATGAAGCAGTAGAACGGGCAACAGAGACGATGCAGCGGGCCGATGTGCCCGTGTATTCGTCTTTTCTTGAAATTATAGAAGGTCGGGTTATTCAGGACGGCATTGATGCGCTGGAGGCGCAGGGCGTAAACGAGCTGTATGTGCTGCCGCTGTTCATTTCATCAGGAAGTACGCATATCGATGAGATTGGGCAGGCTTTTGGCTTTGCGCCGATATCGGATTTTGAGGGTGATCTGGGTACATTTCGGGTGAACGCGCATGTTCATATGGGCTTGCCGATTAATGATGATCCAGAAATCGCCGAGCTGCTGCTGCAAAATATGAAGCCGCTCAGCGAGGAGCCGAGCCGCGAAGCGCTGCTATTAATTGGCCACGGCAGCAAGGAGCCGGTGTTTCATGAGCGCTGGCAGCAAGGCCTCGATGCGCTAGCTGGTCGTATACGCGAGCTGGGCGGTTTCGCGCGCGCGGAAACGGCTATGCTGCTGCCTGATCAGGCTGCTGAGCGGTTGAGAGGCATGCAGGTGGAACGGCCGGAGGATACGGTTATCGTCGTGCCGTTATTTTTGAGCAATGGCTATTTTACGAATGAGGTCATACCGGAGCGCTTGTCGGGACTAGACTATCGCTATAACGGCAGGCCGATGCTGCCTGATCCGGCGATTGAGCGCTGGCTGGTGCGGAATATGACGGATTGGCTGGCGGGACTGGAAGCCTTATAA